The following is a genomic window from Burkholderiaceae bacterium.
TATCCGGCCGGGCCGTGCATGCATGGGACGCGGCCTATAATTTAAGGTTTTTCGTCCGACTGAAAGTCGTGTCGTCATGCCCATTTATGCGTACAAGTGCACCGCCTGCGGCTTTGCCAAGGACGTGCTGCAAAAACTCTCCGATGCCCCGCTGACGGTCTGCCCCTCCTGCGGCCAGCCGCGCTTTGCCAAGCAGGTGACGGCGGCCAGCTTTCAGCTCAAGGGCTCGGGCTGGTACGTGACCGACTTCCGCAACGAGGGCAGCGCGCCGGCCGCCGACGGCAAGGCGGCTGGCAACGAGGGCGGCACGGGCGCGGCCCCTGCGCCGGCGGCCGAGGCTCCCGCGGTGGCGGCGCCATCGCCCGCCCCGGCACCGGCCCCCGCGCCCGCCCCGGCGGCCGGCGGCTCGGCCACCACCTGACACCCGCGCCGCCCGTCCATGATGTCCCGCCTGCGGCAATACTTCATCACCGGCCTGTTGGTGTGGTTGCCCATGAGCGTCACCGTGTGGGTGCTGCTGTGGCTGGTGGGCCTGCTCGACGGCGTGTTTCGCGGCGTGCTGACGGCCTTCGAGACCATGGTGCCGCCGCTGCAGCCGCTGGCCACTCAGCTGCGCCACGTGCCCGGCCTGGGCGTGATCCTGGTGGCCATCGTCATCGTCGCCACGGGCCTGTTCGTGGCCAACATGTTCGGCCAGTGGGCGGTGCGCCAGTGGGACCGGCTGATGGCGCGCATTCCGGTGGTGCGCAGCATCTACACCAGCGTCAAGCAGGTGTCGGACACGCTGTTTTCCGGCTCGGGCCACGCGTTTTCCAAGGCGCTGCTGATCCAGTACCCGCGCCATGGCGCCTGGACCATCGCCTTTCTCACCGGCCAGCCCAGCGGCGAGGTGGCGGCCCACCTGGGCGAAGGCCACCTGAGCGTGTACGTGCCCACCACGCCCAACCCGACCTCGGGTTTTTTCCTGATCGTGCCGCGCGCCGACGTGGTGGAGCTTGCCATGAGCGTGGACGAGGCGCTCAAGTACGTCATCTCCATGGGCGTGGTCGCGCCGCCGCCGGCGCGCGTGCCGCTGTCGCCGCCGGTGCTTCCCGAGCGCGCGGCGGCGCACCCCGATCCCTGATTCACCGACCGTCCGAAAGTCTCCCTGCCCATGTCCATGCGTAGCCATTACTGCGGTCTCGTGACCGAAGCCCTGCTGGGCCAAACCGTCAGCCTGTGCGGCTGGGTCAACCGCCGGCGCGACCACGGCGGTGTCATCTTCATCGACCTGCGCGACCGCGAGGGCTACGTGCAGGTGGTGTGCGACCCCGACCGCCCCGAGATGTTCAAGGTGGCCGAGGACATTCGCAACGAGTTCTGCGTGCGCGTGGTGGGCCTGGTGTGCGCGCGCCCGGCGGGCACCGTCAACGAGCAGCTCAAGAGCGGCCAGATCGAGGTGCTGTGCCAGGAGCTGACGGTGCTCAACGCCTCGGTCACGCCGCCGTTTCCGCTGGACGACGACAACCTGTCGGAGACCACGCGCCTGACGCACCGCGTGATGGACCTGCGCCGCCCGGCCATGCAGCGCAACATGATGCTGCGCTACAAGACGGCGATCCAGGTGCGCAACTTCCTCGACCAGCAGGGTTTCGTCGACATCGAGACCCCCATGCTGGGCAAGAGCACGCCCGAGGGCGCGCGCGACTACCTGGTGCCCAGCCGCGTACACGACGGCCAGTTCTACGCGTTGCCCCAGTCGCCCCAGCTGTACAAGCAGATGCTGATGGTGGCGGGCTACGACCGTTACTACCAGATCACCAAGTGCTTCCGCGACGAGGACCTGCGCGCCGACCGCCAGCCCGAGTTCACGCAGATCGACTGCGAGACCTCGTTCCTGGACGAGGAGGAAATCCGCGCCATCTTCCAGCGCATGATCAAGGAAGTGTTCCAGGCGCAGCTGGGGGTGGACCTGGGCGAGTTCCCCGTCATGGCCTACGGCGAGGCCATGCACCGCTTCGGCTCCGACAAGCCCGATTTGCGCGTCAGGCTCGAGTTCACCGAACTCACCGACGTCATGAAGGACGTGGACTTCAAGGTCTTTTCCGGCCCGGCCACCACGCCGGGCGGGCGCGTCGTGGCCCTGCGCGTGCCTGGCGGCGCGCA
Proteins encoded in this region:
- a CDS encoding DUF502 domain-containing protein encodes the protein MMSRLRQYFITGLLVWLPMSVTVWVLLWLVGLLDGVFRGVLTAFETMVPPLQPLATQLRHVPGLGVILVAIVIVATGLFVANMFGQWAVRQWDRLMARIPVVRSIYTSVKQVSDTLFSGSGHAFSKALLIQYPRHGAWTIAFLTGQPSGEVAAHLGEGHLSVYVPTTPNPTSGFFLIVPRADVVELAMSVDEALKYVISMGVVAPPPARVPLSPPVLPERAAAHPDP
- a CDS encoding zinc ribbon domain-containing protein: MPIYAYKCTACGFAKDVLQKLSDAPLTVCPSCGQPRFAKQVTAASFQLKGSGWYVTDFRNEGSAPAADGKAAGNEGGTGAAPAPAAEAPAVAAPSPAPAPAPAPAPAAGGSATT
- the aspS gene encoding aspartate--tRNA ligase, which produces MSMRSHYCGLVTEALLGQTVSLCGWVNRRRDHGGVIFIDLRDREGYVQVVCDPDRPEMFKVAEDIRNEFCVRVVGLVCARPAGTVNEQLKSGQIEVLCQELTVLNASVTPPFPLDDDNLSETTRLTHRVMDLRRPAMQRNMMLRYKTAIQVRNFLDQQGFVDIETPMLGKSTPEGARDYLVPSRVHDGQFYALPQSPQLYKQMLMVAGYDRYYQITKCFRDEDLRADRQPEFTQIDCETSFLDEEEIRAIFQRMIKEVFQAQLGVDLGEFPVMAYGEAMHRFGSDKPDLRVRLEFTELTDVMKDVDFKVFSGPATTPGGRVVALRVPGGAQISRGEIDGYTEFVKIYGAKGLAWIKVNEVAKGREGLQSPIVKNIHDAALAEIIRRTGAQDGDALFFGADKAKIVNDAIGALRLKIGHSEFGKKSGLFEDRWAPLWVVDFPMFEHDEEDDRWVAVHHPFTSPKDGHENLMDTDPGKCIAKAYDMVLNGWELGGGSVRIHRAEVQSKVFAALKIGPEDARAKFGYLLDALQYGAPPHGGLAFGLDRLITLMTGAESIRDVIAFPKTQRAQDLLTQAPSPVDEKQLRELHIRLRNPAAA